A DNA window from Malus domestica chromosome 12, GDT2T_hap1 contains the following coding sequences:
- the LOC103430479 gene encoding gamma conglutin 1-like yields MASFLPNLLLLFSCFSLLIFTSVATVKTRPQIPIKPNKLVLKVQKDGATNLHVAQIYKRNPPVQFPFVIDLNGRFLSVNCENQYLSSGYNAPVCHSTQCARANPNSQMTCRTCSSSRTRLGCHSNACGLMTTNPVTRQSAMGELAQDVLSIPSTQGSSPGPMVQVPQFLFACAPSNIMQKGLPKNVQGFAGLGHSSISLPYQLASHFGFPAKFAVCLPSAPGQNGVIFFGEGPYLMNRGIDVSRKLTYTPLTIGRQGEYYINVQSIKINNKVVPLNTSLLPYSPKRGVGGTMISTTTPYTILQTSIFRAVTQLLINQLQGVPQVKPMAPFGVCFDAKKFASNKAALTVSSIDLVLDNNRNIWRLYGHNVIVQPSPNVACLGFVDGGLRPQASIVIGALQLEDNLLQFDLTNSRLGFSSSLLSRRTSCSNFNFGKSSTGAEESTESTDEP; encoded by the coding sequence ATGGCTTCTTTCCTTCCCAATTTGCTCCTACTCTTCTCTTGCTTTTCCCTTCTCATTTTCACGTCTGTGGCCACAGTAAAAACCCGACCCCAAATCCCCATCAAGCCAAATAAGCTTGTCCTCAAGGTGCAGAAAGATGGGGCAACCAATCTTCATGTGGCCCAAATTTACAAAAGAAACCCTCCAGTCCAATTCCCCTTTGTGATAGACCTAAATGGGAGGTTCTTATCAGTCAATTGTGAGAATCAGTACTTGTCATCGGGCTACAATGCTCCCGTTTGCCACTCAACACAGTGTGCTAGAGCCAATCCTAATAGCCAGATGACATGCCGCACATGCAGCTCGTCTAGAACCCGACTAGGGTGCCACTCCAACGCGTGTGGGCTCATGACCACAAACCCTGTGACGCGCCAAAGCGCCATGGGTGAGCTTGCTCAAGATGTCCTCTCAATCCCATCAACCCAAGGCTCGAGCCCTGGCCCAATGGTCCAAGTCCCTCAATTCCTCTTTGCATGTGCACCTTCAAATATTATGCAAAAAGGGCTACCCAAAAATGTTCAAGGTTTTGCTGGCCTAGGCCACTCCTCAATTTCCCTACCCTACCAACTAGCCTCCCACTTTGGCTTTCCAGCAAAATTTGCCGTGTGCCTCCCTTCTGCACCTGGCCAGAATGGCGTCATTTTCTTCGGGGAAGGACCCTATCTCATGAACCGGGGCATCGACGTGTCGCGCAAGTTGACCTACACCCCACTGACCATAGGCAGGCAAGGAGAGTACTACATAAACGTTCAatccatcaaaatcaacaacaaGGTGGTTCCACTCAACACCTCTCTCTTGCCCTACTCACCAAAACGAGGGGTTGGTGGGACAATGATCAGCACCACAACTCCCTACACAATCCTCCAAACCTCTATCTTTAGGGCAGTCACTCAGCTCCTCATCAATCAGCTCCAAGGGGTACCCCAAGTGAAGCCCATGGCGCCATTCGGGGTGTGTTTCGATGCGAAGAAATTTGCCAGCAACAAGGCAGCGCTTACGGTTTCTAGCATAGACCTTGTTCTAGACAACAACCGGAACATCTGGAGGCTGTATGGTCATAACGTTATCGTTCAGCCAAGTCCCAACGTGGCGTGTCTAGGGTTTGTGGACGGTGGGTTGAGGCCTCAGGCTTCGATCGTGATCGGAGCACTCCAGTTGGAGGATAATCTGCTGCAGTTTGATTTGACGAACTCAAGGTTGGGATTTAGCTCTTCGTTGTTGTCCCGCAGGACTAGTTGTTCCAACTTCAACTTTGGCAAATCCTCCACTGGTGCTGAAGAATCTACTGAATCCACCGATGAGCCATAA
- the LOC103423563 gene encoding heavy metal-associated isoprenylated plant protein 34-like, with amino-acid sequence MSKQEVMKLQTCVLKVNIDCDGCKHKIKKLLQKIDGVYTTSIDAEHSKVTVTGNVDPHTIIKKLEKKGKHAELWGGSKGSNFNQAQLNNQFKNMAMPVQNAKGGGHQQQPPKGGGGHQQQPQKGGGGHQQQHQQMKGGNGNVMKVPQKNQKSVKFNLPEADDFDGSDFDEFDDEFDDEFDDDEFDDDDYDDEEELDHGHHQMAKNKVMGNIVNGPQGGGPYGKMMPMMPMMGANHGHGPHGPAGMMNMHVMNDKKLGGGGGGGGGSAKKGGVIDFPVQMKGMGGNNEKKNGKDGNGGNKGGGNSKGGDKKQGGKNKKEGKDGKKGGGLLGWLSRSTSIGRGGSKDEKGNGKGNGSKKGGGKDGKNDFHEIDFKGKDTKGGKGGKGGKESKEGKNGKGAKEGKGGKGAKGGDDGEDMRQMGYMGQNGQMGQKGQMGQMGHMGNMGQMGQRPQMGQMGQMGQMGSYPMGQMGNFPAVQGLPAQAMMNGGGGYYQGGMGPGNPYNQQQQQYLAMMMNQQRAAANGGNDMYHQMMYARQQPPPMSYMPQQPMPSGPASDPYANYFSDENPNGCSIM; translated from the exons atGAGTAAACAGGAAGTGATGAAGCTTCAG ACATGTGTTCTCAAAGTTAACATTGACTGTGATGGATGCAAGCACAAGATAAAGAAATTGCTGCAAAAAATTGATG GTGTGTACACAACAAGTATTGATGCAGAACACAGCAAGGTGACTGTGACAGGGAATGTTGATCCACACACAATCATCAAGAAACTTGAAAAGAAGGGGAAACATGCAGAACTCTGGGGAGGGTCAAAGGGTTCAAATTTCAATCAAGCCCAGCTCAACAACCAGTTCAAGAACATGGCAATGCCGGTACAGAATGCGAAAGGCGGGGGACACCAGCAACAACCACCAAAGGGCGGAGGAGGCCACCAGCAACAACCGCAAAAGGGCGGAGGAGGCCACCAGCAACAGCACCAACAAATGAAAGGAGGCAATGGTAATGTTATGAAGGTGCCTCAGAAGAACCAGAAGTCTGTGAAGTTCAATCTGCCGGAGGCGGATGACTTTGACGGTAGCGATTTCGATGAGTTTGATGATGAGTTTGATGATGAGTTCGATGATGATGAGTTTGATGATGATGACTATGATGATGAGGAAGAGCTTGATCATGGACATCATCAGATGGCTAAGAACAAGGTGATGGGTAATATTGTAAATGGGCCACAAGGAGGAGGGCCATATGGGAAAATGATGCCAATGATGCCAATGATGGGTGCTAATCATGGGCATGGCCCACATGGGCCTGCTGGGATGATGAATATGCATGTGATGAACGACAAAAAGCTAGGTGGTGGGGGCGGCGGTGGGGGAGGGTCTGCCAAGAAAGGTGGGGTAATTGATTTCCCTGTGCAAATGAAAGGTATGGGTGGAAATAATGAAAAGAAGAATGGCAAGGACGGAAATGGCGGAAATAAAGGCGGTGGAAATAGCAAGGGTGGGGATAAGAAGCAAGGGggtaaaaataagaaagaggGCAAAGATGGCAAAAAAGGAGGTGGATTGCTAGGGTGGCTCAGCCGGAGTACAAGTATCGGACGCGGCGGTTCCAAAGACGAGAAAGGTAACGGCAAGGGCAATGGAAGCAAAAAGGGCGGGGGTAAAGATGGAAAAAATGATTTTCATGAGATTGATTTCAAAGGGAAAGATAccaaaggagggaaaggaggcaAAGGTGGAAAGGAAAGCAAGGAGGGCAAAAATGGAAAAGGAGCCAAAGAGGGCAAAGGAGGGAAAGGCGCCAAAGGTGGTGATGATGGTGAGGATATGCGGCAAATGGGTTACATGGGCCAAAACGGACAAATGGGTCAAAAGGGTCAAATGGGTCAAATGGGTCATATGGGAAATATGGGTCAGATGGGGCAGAGACCTCAAATGGGTCAGATGGGTCAGATGGGTCAAATGGGTAGCTATCCAATGGGGCAGATGGGTAATTTTCCTGCAGTACAAGGACTGCCTGCACAGGCAATGATGAACGGCGGAGGAGGATACTATCAAGGCGGTATGGGTCCCGGAAACCCGTATaatcagcagcagcaacaaTACTTGGCCATGATGATGAATCAACAGAGAGCAGCAGCCAACGGTGGAAATGATATGTACCATCAGATGATGTACGCCCGCCAGCAGCCGCCGCCGATGAGCTACATGCCCCAACAGCCAATGCCGTCAGGACCTGCATCTGATCCTTATGCCAACTACTTCAGTGATGAGAACCCTAATGGTTGTAGTATCATGTAG